One Hippoglossus stenolepis isolate QCI-W04-F060 chromosome 9, HSTE1.2, whole genome shotgun sequence genomic region harbors:
- the c9h9orf85 gene encoding uncharacterized protein C9orf85 homolog, whose translation MSSQKGNVSRSRAQKHQNAFAYKNNKYGATSQVKVANSKIHEGLCLHCKGVLEWKVKYNKYKSLTQPRKCVKCSEKTVKDAYHILCKPCSLQLEICCKCGKKEDIVVPINSDLDKEEPEEDGEQTEKGSERGKKDRDSDDDDDFDEDLDDKDDEDFDSDLNQKKTQKGSAALPDVSRVHFKE comes from the exons ATGAGTTCTCAGAAAGGTAACGTGTCGCGTTCGCGAGCCCAGAAGCATCAGAACGCGTTTGcctacaaaaacaacaagtaCGGAGCGACTTCTCAAGTGAAG GTGGCAAACTCAAAGATCCACGAGGGCCTGTGTCTACACTGCAAAGGGGTTCTCGAGTGGAAAGTCAAGTACAACAAATACAAGTCACTGACACAGCCCCGGAAATG TGTCAAATGCTCTGAGAAGACTGTGAAGGATGCATACCACATCCTTTGTAAGCCCTGTTCTCTTCAGCTGGAGATCTGCTGCAAGTGTGGGAAGAAGGAGGACATTGTTGTTCC CATAAACTCCGACCTGGACAAGGAAGAGCCAGAAGAAGATggtgaacagacagagaaaggaagtgAACGAGGGAAGAAGGACAGGGacagcgatgatgatgatgattttgatGAAGACCTTGACGATAAGGATGATGAAGACTTTGACAGTGACTtgaatcaaaagaaaacacagaagggGTCTGCTGCGCTGCCAGATGTTTCCAGAGtccattttaaagaataa